From Pseudomonadota bacterium, one genomic window encodes:
- the rpsI gene encoding 30S ribosomal protein S9, with the protein MGTKRYYATGKRKSAIARVWLKEGSGLISVNRKPMDEYFSVEMARKLVHQPMQLTEMDNKFDVMVTVAGGGVTGQAGAVKHGISKALLEYNPEFRPVLKKAGFITRDSRIKERKKYGQRGARARFQFSKR; encoded by the coding sequence ATGGGAACGAAACGATATTACGCAACTGGAAAGAGGAAGTCAGCCATTGCCCGTGTCTGGTTAAAAGAAGGTTCAGGGTTGATTTCGGTGAATAGAAAACCGATGGATGAATATTTTTCAGTGGAGATGGCCCGTAAATTGGTACATCAGCCAATGCAGTTGACGGAGATGGACAATAAGTTTGATGTTATGGTCACTGTCGCCGGTGGTGGGGTTACCGGCCAGGCCGGGGCGGTAAAACATGGCATCAGCAAGGCCTTATTGGAATATAATCCTGAGTTTCGCCCGGTTTTGAAAAAAGCCGGGTTTATCACCCGTGACTCCCGGATCAAGGAACGGAAAAAATACGGACAGCGTGGTGCCCGGGCTCGTTTCCAGTTTTCCAAGCGGTAA
- the bioF gene encoding 8-amino-7-oxononanoate synthase: MADAKSALLQIREELAFLDSSGMRRELKTVTGPQRSETTLAGHADLPVGRQVTILCSNNYLGLADHPRLSEMVVEMTRKYGCSSGASRLISGTMSLHRQLEEELAVFKGTEGALVYNCGYMANLGVLSTVVDEGDVIFSDALNHASIVDGCRLSRAEVKIYRHSDAGHLEELLSRHDASFRRRLIVTDSVFSMDGDLAPLPDIARLAKKHDALLLVDDAHATGVLGLGGRGSASHFQLPPDSIDLLMGTLGKAMGSCGAFVAGRREYLDYLINKSRSFIYTTALPPAVLGASLAAVQLLREDPGLAAALQEKAGYFRQALQKMGFEVSDDPTPIIPVIVGDATQTMRLSEKFMEAGIFIQGIRPPTVEPGSSRLRITITRDLSWTRMDEILAVFSRLRGCFPLAAIS, from the coding sequence CGGTGACCGGCCCCCAGCGGAGTGAAACCACCCTGGCCGGTCATGCCGACCTGCCTGTCGGCAGACAGGTGACGATTCTCTGTTCCAATAATTATCTGGGCCTGGCTGATCATCCGCGACTGAGTGAAATGGTGGTTGAAATGACCCGGAAATATGGTTGTTCATCCGGGGCCTCCCGGTTGATTTCCGGGACCATGAGTCTGCACCGTCAACTGGAGGAAGAACTTGCCGTTTTTAAGGGAACGGAAGGGGCCCTGGTTTACAATTGCGGTTATATGGCCAATCTGGGTGTGCTTTCCACCGTGGTGGATGAGGGGGATGTGATTTTCAGTGATGCCCTGAACCATGCCAGCATTGTCGATGGCTGCCGCTTGAGCCGGGCCGAGGTGAAGATTTATCGGCATAGCGATGCCGGGCACCTGGAAGAATTATTATCGCGGCATGATGCGTCGTTCAGGCGTCGCCTGATTGTCACCGACAGTGTTTTCAGCATGGATGGTGATCTGGCACCGCTACCGGATATTGCCCGGTTGGCAAAAAAACATGATGCCCTGCTGTTGGTTGATGACGCCCATGCTACCGGGGTCCTGGGCCTGGGTGGACGTGGTTCCGCCTCACATTTTCAGCTGCCGCCCGATAGCATTGATCTGCTCATGGGTACCTTGGGAAAAGCTATGGGCAGTTGTGGCGCTTTTGTGGCCGGTCGTCGGGAATATCTGGATTATCTGATTAACAAGAGTCGCAGTTTCATCTATACCACCGCTCTGCCGCCGGCGGTTCTCGGAGCTTCCCTGGCGGCGGTGCAATTACTGCGGGAGGATCCCGGACTTGCGGCAGCATTGCAGGAAAAGGCAGGGTATTTCCGCCAGGCATTGCAAAAGATGGGCTTTGAGGTGTCCGACGATCCGACCCCGATTATTCCGGTTATTGTTGGCGATGCCACACAGACCATGCGGCTCAGTGAAAAATTCATGGAAGCGGGTATTTTTATCCAGGGCATTCGTCCACCTACCGTGGAACCGGGCAGCTCCCGTTTACGGATAACCATAACCCGTGATCTCAGCTGGACAAGAATGGATGAAATACTGGCGGTTTTTTCCCGCCTCCGGGGCTGCTTTCCGCTGGCTGCTATCAGTTGA
- the rplM gene encoding 50S ribosomal protein L13, with product MKTFMAKNEDMERAWHLIDADGKVLGRLATEIADILRGKNKPIYTPHVDTGDFVVVVNARNIKLTGNKWAGKMYHHHTGYPGGIKSISAEKLHEKKPEELIRLAVKGMLPKNRLGRKVFKKLKVYAGNDHPHASQQPVSRA from the coding sequence ATGAAGACCTTTATGGCAAAAAATGAAGATATGGAACGTGCCTGGCATCTGATTGATGCTGATGGTAAGGTTCTTGGTCGCCTGGCGACGGAGATCGCGGATATCCTGCGGGGCAAAAATAAGCCGATTTATACCCCTCATGTGGATACCGGTGATTTTGTCGTGGTAGTTAATGCCCGAAACATCAAATTGACCGGCAACAAGTGGGCTGGCAAGATGTACCACCACCATACCGGTTATCCCGGAGGAATTAAGTCGATTTCGGCTGAAAAACTGCATGAGAAGAAGCCGGAAGAGCTGATTCGTCTGGCGGTTAAGGGCATGTTGCCTAAAAACCGTCTGGGACGGAAAGTATTTAAAAAACTTAAGGTATATGCGGGTAATGATCATCCCCACGCGTCCCAGCAGCCCGTCAGCAGAGCTTAG
- the argC gene encoding N-acetyl-gamma-glutamyl-phosphate reductase: protein MIRVGIVGGSGYTGVELIRILSRHPEIALTVVTSRQYADQKVDEVFPSLRAICELSFSPYDLAAMVEQVDLVFTALPHKTAIEVVADFHEAGKKVIDLSADYRFSDAALYESWYQEHSRKDLLTKAVYGLPELYREDIRQAMIVGNPGCYPTGAILALTPLFRQGLVEVKQAVIIDAKSGASGAGRTASAATIYGEVNESFKAYKVGAHRHQPEIKEQVSRAVASPCRILFVPHLVPMNRGILSTIYVPLAKKCQADELISLYESCYGHEPFVRLLPTGILPTVAAVRGSNFCDLGLVLKPEEGLLIVVTVIDNLVKGAAGQAVQNMNLMLGFSEATALEMVPLAP, encoded by the coding sequence ATGATTCGTGTGGGAATTGTTGGTGGAAGTGGCTATACGGGAGTTGAACTGATCAGAATCCTCTCCCGTCATCCTGAAATTGCATTGACAGTGGTGACTTCCCGGCAATATGCCGACCAGAAGGTTGATGAGGTGTTTCCGTCATTAAGGGCCATATGTGAACTTTCCTTTTCCCCCTATGATCTGGCGGCAATGGTGGAGCAGGTTGATCTGGTGTTTACCGCCTTGCCCCATAAAACGGCGATTGAAGTGGTTGCCGACTTTCATGAAGCCGGGAAAAAGGTGATTGATCTCAGTGCTGATTACCGGTTTAGTGATGCCGCTCTTTATGAGTCATGGTACCAGGAACACAGTCGTAAAGATTTGTTGACAAAGGCGGTTTATGGGCTGCCCGAGCTGTATCGTGAGGATATTCGCCAAGCCATGATTGTCGGGAATCCCGGTTGCTATCCCACCGGGGCTATCCTGGCTTTGACTCCGCTTTTCCGTCAGGGGCTGGTGGAGGTGAAACAAGCAGTGATTATTGATGCCAAATCCGGGGCCAGTGGTGCCGGGCGGACAGCTTCTGCCGCGACCATCTATGGTGAAGTGAATGAGTCATTCAAAGCCTATAAAGTTGGGGCCCACCGTCACCAGCCGGAAATCAAGGAACAGGTCAGTCGGGCGGTTGCGAGTCCTTGCCGGATACTGTTTGTTCCTCACCTGGTGCCCATGAACCGGGGGATTCTGTCAACTATCTATGTGCCGCTGGCCAAAAAATGTCAAGCGGATGAACTTATTTCGCTCTATGAAAGCTGTTATGGCCATGAGCCTTTTGTCAGGTTGTTGCCGACGGGGATATTACCGACGGTGGCGGCCGTTCGGGGCTCGAATTTTTGTGACCTGGGTCTGGTACTCAAGCCGGAGGAAGGTCTGCTGATCGTGGTGACGGTCATCGATAATCTGGTCAAGGGTGCCGCCGGCCAGGCGGTACAGAACATGAATCTGATGCTGGGATTTTCCGAAGCAACTGCTTTGGAAATGGTACCGCTGGCTCCCTGA